AACAGCATCTTTGGCACGCTGTAATTCGTCTTCAAAACGTTTCTTCGCTACACCCGATTTGTAATCACGGTACTGGCGGTCGTGCATGGCCAGTTCAAACAGTTCCTCATCATCTTCTCCATATTCCCAACCGTTCTCATCCATTTCTTTACGATAATCATCCAAAGCATCCGGATAGTTCAACTGAGGATCAGTATCAACAAACTCAAACCCCTTGGCTTTGGCAAGTTCCACAATCTCCGGTGCAAGATTCCCCGGAAGACGTCCACTCTTACCCAGAATCATATCCCAAGTATGATTGTCTATCATTGTCCAGCGCCCTTCGCCTTTCACCAATTGCATGACATTCATCAATGCCACATTTTTCACATATTGGCTGAAAGGAGTTACCAAAGGAGGGTAACCGAGTTTAGGCCATACATATTCCACTTCGTCGAAAAGCATGACAAGCAGATCGTCAATGCTCAATTCAGGTTCATTCTTACCTCTCAATATCATATTGATACCCGAATGTACCCCCTTCAAATCTGCCATCATAGAGCCCATCATACCACCGGGCAAACCGCATTTCAACAAAAGTGAAGACATATGTTTATTAGTAGGATCCATGAAACAGCCCAAAAAATCATCAATGAACTCCTGTGTCATAGCACGTGCTTTCATATATGCCTTCATGTTAATCTCAGGAACCTGAAAGCCCAAATCTTTCAACATGGCTTGCACTGAGATTAGGTCAGGATGAACTTTTCCCCATGACATAGGCTCCATAGCTACGTCTATAATATCCGCACCATTCTCACAGACCTCAAGAATTGAAGCCATAGACAATCCCGGACCACTGTGACCATGATACTGTATCAGCACTTCAGGATGCTTCTCCTTGATAGTCTTCACCAGCCGTCCCAGCATACCCGGACGACCGATACCTGCCATATCCTTCAGACAGATTTCGGGCGCTCCTGCTTCTATCAACCTATCGGCTATTTCAGCATAATACTCAACAGTATGCACCGGAGAATAAGTAATGCAGAGTGTGGCTTGTGGTATCATGCCGGCTTCCAAAGCATATTTGATGGAAGGAATAATATTTCTCGTCTCATTCAGGCCGCAGAAAATACGGGTAATGTCCACACCTTGGGCATATTTAACTTTGTACATCAACCGGCGTACATCTGCGGGAACAGGATACATACGCAATGCATTTAATCCACGATCAAGCATATGTGTCTGAATACCCGCGTCTTTGAAAGGTTTAGTAAAAGCACGAACAGCCTTATTAGGGTTTTCACCATATAAAAGGTTTACCTGTTCAAAGGCTCCTCCATTGGTTTCAACTCGCGCAAAACAGCCCATTTCAATAATCAACGGAGCTATACGTACCAACTGGTCAACCCTGGGTTGGTATTTACCGGAAGACTGCCACATGTCCCGATAAACAAGACTGAATTTAATTTCCTTTTTCATCATAGTCAGTAATAAGTGATTTTTCTTCGGTTAACTTA
Above is a window of Bacteroides helcogenes P 36-108 DNA encoding:
- a CDS encoding oxaloacetate decarboxylase, with the protein product MKKEIKFSLVYRDMWQSSGKYQPRVDQLVRIAPLIIEMGCFARVETNGGAFEQVNLLYGENPNKAVRAFTKPFKDAGIQTHMLDRGLNALRMYPVPADVRRLMYKVKYAQGVDITRIFCGLNETRNIIPSIKYALEAGMIPQATLCITYSPVHTVEYYAEIADRLIEAGAPEICLKDMAGIGRPGMLGRLVKTIKEKHPEVLIQYHGHSGPGLSMASILEVCENGADIIDVAMEPMSWGKVHPDLISVQAMLKDLGFQVPEINMKAYMKARAMTQEFIDDFLGCFMDPTNKHMSSLLLKCGLPGGMMGSMMADLKGVHSGINMILRGKNEPELSIDDLLVMLFDEVEYVWPKLGYPPLVTPFSQYVKNVALMNVMQLVKGEGRWTMIDNHTWDMILGKSGRLPGNLAPEIVELAKAKGFEFVDTDPQLNYPDALDDYRKEMDENGWEYGEDDEELFELAMHDRQYRDYKSGVAKKRFEDELQRAKDAVMAKSGYSEEDIKKLKRAKADPVIASANGQVLWEVSVEGPSSAPFIGRKYQHDEVFCYLSTPWGEYEKILTGFTGRVVEICAPQGSNVHKGDVIAYIQRSDIFA